Proteins encoded by one window of Marixanthomonas sp. SCSIO 43207:
- a CDS encoding sigma-54 dependent transcriptional regulator codes for MTHKILIVEDDIAFGKMLATFLERRNFSVTTTSNSNEGKEKLEEEDFDLLITDLKLPDDSGMTLLEHVKNAYPKTRVILMTSYAEVNTAVEAIKKGALDYISKPFRPEELLMIIEQAAETSENAASSEETSPSSSQKNTISEKKEEKPISVSETNFVTGISEASKKFNQYLKLVGPTDMCVLIQGESGTGKEVAANTIHNVSNRSKKPFVAVDCGAIPKEIASSEFFGHVKGSFTGAVNDKKGHFEAAHTGTLFLDEVGNLSYENQVQLLRALQERKIKPVGSNKEIYVDVRIISATNEDLTKAVEEGRFREDLYHRLNEFSIHIPSLSERSEDLFLFTEFFLEQANTSLNKNVMGLSKEVETAFKQYSWPGNLRELKNIIKRSVLLTQGETIPLDVIPREVITASESKKTTVDFSKESNEKQLILNALKETGNNKSRAAKLLNITRKTLYNKIELYNIEL; via the coding sequence ATGACACACAAAATTCTTATCGTTGAAGATGATATAGCCTTCGGAAAAATGCTTGCCACTTTTCTTGAGCGCAGAAATTTTTCTGTAACTACTACCAGCAATAGTAATGAAGGTAAAGAAAAACTTGAAGAAGAAGATTTTGACTTATTAATTACAGATTTAAAACTTCCGGATGATAGCGGAATGACGCTTCTAGAACATGTAAAAAATGCATATCCCAAAACTCGAGTAATTTTAATGACAAGCTACGCCGAAGTTAATACAGCTGTAGAAGCCATTAAAAAAGGCGCGTTAGATTATATTTCAAAGCCATTTCGTCCAGAAGAGTTATTAATGATTATTGAACAAGCTGCTGAAACTTCAGAAAACGCAGCATCTTCTGAAGAAACATCACCATCAAGTTCTCAAAAAAATACTATTTCAGAAAAGAAAGAAGAAAAACCCATTTCTGTTTCAGAAACCAATTTTGTAACAGGAATTAGCGAAGCTTCAAAAAAATTTAATCAATACTTGAAGTTGGTAGGTCCTACAGATATGTGTGTGCTTATACAAGGAGAAAGCGGCACCGGTAAAGAAGTTGCAGCAAATACTATTCATAACGTTAGCAACCGAAGTAAAAAACCTTTTGTAGCTGTAGATTGTGGTGCCATACCCAAAGAGATTGCTTCTAGCGAGTTTTTTGGGCACGTAAAAGGAAGCTTTACCGGAGCTGTAAATGATAAAAAAGGTCACTTTGAAGCGGCACACACAGGAACATTATTTCTAGATGAGGTAGGTAACTTATCTTATGAAAATCAAGTTCAATTATTAAGAGCGCTTCAAGAACGAAAAATAAAACCGGTAGGCAGTAATAAAGAAATTTACGTTGATGTACGTATTATTTCGGCAACCAATGAAGATTTAACCAAAGCTGTAGAAGAAGGACGCTTTAGAGAAGATTTGTATCATCGATTAAATGAATTTTCTATTCATATTCCTTCGTTGAGTGAGCGCAGTGAAGATTTATTTTTATTTACCGAATTTTTCCTTGAACAGGCCAATACCTCATTAAACAAAAATGTAATGGGGCTTTCCAAAGAAGTAGAAACAGCTTTTAAACAATACAGCTGGCCAGGAAATCTACGTGAATTGAAAAACATCATTAAGCGATCTGTTTTATTAACACAGGGTGAAACCATTCCATTAGATGTAATCCCTCGAGAAGTAATAACCGCTTCAGAAAGTAAAAAAACCACTGTTGACTTTTCAAAAGAAAGTAACGAAAAACAACTTATTTTAAACGCCTTAAAAGAAACCGGAAATAATAAATCGAGAGCTGCCAAACTCTTAAATATTACACGAAAAACACTTTACAATAAAATTGAATTGTACAATATTGAACTTTAA